The region tttttcatttatttttcatgatgtCATTGCAGGTCTCAAGACAACAATGGAGAAATTTACTACTGTACCTTTCTATCACATCAATACAACAGATGTATCTCATGCAAATGTCTCTTTGTTTGACAAGTATGCAGAGCTGAGACAGTCTCTCAACACCTTGTCCCTCGTTGTTTACTGTCTGGCCTTTGTCCTTGGTGTGCTCGGGAATGGAGTGGTTATCTGGGTGACCGGGTTCAAGATGAAGAAAACCGTTAACACAGTTTGGTTCCTCAACCTGGCTGTGGCCGACTTCCTCTTCACAGCATTCCTGCCCCTGAGAGTGACCTACATGGCTTTGGATTTCCACTGGCCTTTTGGCCAGTTCATGTGCAAACTTCATTCCACTATAACCTCTCTGAACATCTTTGCCAGTGTCTACATTCTGATGGTGATCAGTGTGGacagatgtgtgtctgtggtgttgCCCGTCTGGGCCCAGAACCACCGGAGTGTACGCAAGGCGTCCTGTGTGAGTCTGGGTGTTTGGGTACTGGCTCTGATTCTCAGCATTCCTGACTTCATCTTCAGGGACACTGAGCCGTCATCTAACAATGACAAAATCATCAACTGCTTCAACAACTATGTTCTTTCTGGTAATGAAACATCGTCTGTGATACAGCTTCGTGATGAGGCCATGACCATCACTCGCTTCCTCCTGGGATTTCTTGTCCCCTTCACTGTCATTGTCTCCTGTTATGCTGTGATAATCCATCGTATCAGAAGAAACCGCACCCTGGCCAGCCAGTCAAGTCGCCCCTTTAAGATCATCGCCGCAGTTATCaccactttttttctgtgttggGCTCCGTATCACATCATGGAATTAATTGAGATGGTGAATTTCAGGCCTACTTATGATAGTGAAACATTGCACCTTGTCACCATTATTGGTGGTCCTATAGCAAAGAGCCTGGCCTTTCTCAACAGTGGCTTGAACCCACTGCTGTATGTGTTCATGGGACAAGATTTCAAAGACAGAGTTCATAAATCTATCCTGAATGTTTTGGAGAATGCCTTCCAGGATGAGGTTTCTCGCTCTCACACCTACAAAACGTCTACGGTCATCAGCAGAAGCAAAGATAAGTCAGTTAGTGACACTTCGGTATGAAGTTATCCATGAtatgaataaacaaaaaatgcaattgtAAATTATTTCTACACCTGGAATTGTAAAGAACAGATCTGTTTTAGTGTGCTAAATACCTACATGGTTATTATGAGTTAATTATGATCCTAAGgttttctgttatttcttaACGCTTAGACAACACACAGTAAAACCACAGGAAAGGCATGGCCTGCTTATTCTTTGTATGACTGTGGTTATGAATATTGTGATATGTATGAATAAAAGATagtaggagatattgggtttggggtcCTCCCCTaagaaaatttgaaggtttttgacttaaaactaagcattttacatcattttggaccattattattactagttaaatgattattttattatttatcacagccttaagtctgaacatttaattcttctggaaatgtttgccctgtaaaatcatattctataaatcagaagagcagattcagaaaacttttaaataatgtttcactaATTATAtctgttcacaaataaaaaaaaaaaagttatgacgaacagttcactaattattttacaaaaaggacgtgaacattgtattgataaattacagcagctTTGTTCTAGCCTTGTTCTGGCTACAGTACCCTACTTGAcctgaaaaatagggctccctgGAAGCTATGGTGTGATTGGatcactgtaatttaccatgcatataatgctttttctgtaaaatatattaaacatttgaatgacatcagatctaaaatattatttagtgcagagatttcaaaagtggcagataaaaataaataaaatacttgcctgccacagtggcaggcagtgaaaaaagttaatttcagaccctgaatcTGTCGAtcaaagttttattttaatgtattttgttttagttttattgaaaCTTGTTTTTACTCTTCAATGAATCTGTAAATTAATGATTCGGTCTGTATCATAATAGATTGTAAAATGACATTtccaggggaaaaaaaggaactcAGCAGTTGTTTCCAAATAGGTAttacatgagtttatggttaaATTTGTGCAACacaagcagcagaaaaaaataaagtctggtCAACAAAGggagctttgtgtttttttccatctgtCACTTACACAACAGCAAAGAAAACACGCACACAATACAAGTCCCAGTTGTTTATATCTGCACCATTTTTGGATGTAGATTTTGTATTTTGATTTTGCTCCTTTGGCCTGTAAGGCGATTTTCACCACACAAATTCCcctgaaatgtatatttcttaaTGAGCACCCAGACGCCACCAATCTACATTGTTGCCTTCCATGTACCGACACCATAGGAAGTGATTCACCTGAATTTGGACTGCTAGTTTgataaatatttctgttttctttattgtaagGACAGGCTATAGTCTAATCAACAAATATGACGTAACCGTCAGACAACACAGAACAGCAGAAAAAGGGAATGGCCCATTTATTCTATATGTAAGACTGTCTATGAAAGCTTTATTCtaa is a window of Sebastes umbrosus isolate fSebUmb1 chromosome 11, fSebUmb1.pri, whole genome shotgun sequence DNA encoding:
- the LOC119497582 gene encoding chemokine-like receptor 1; this encodes MEKFTTVPFYHINTTDVSHANVSLFDKYAELRQSLNTLSLVVYCLAFVLGVLGNGVVIWVTGFKMKKTVNTVWFLNLAVADFLFTAFLPLRVTYMALDFHWPFGQFMCKLHSTITSLNIFASVYILMVISVDRCVSVVLPVWAQNHRSVRKASCVSLGVWVLALILSIPDFIFRDTEPSSNNDKIINCFNNYVLSGNETSSVIQLRDEAMTITRFLLGFLVPFTVIVSCYAVIIHRIRRNRTLASQSSRPFKIIAAVITTFFLCWAPYHIMELIEMVNFRPTYDSETLHLVTIIGGPIAKSLAFLNSGLNPLLYVFMGQDFKDRVHKSILNVLENAFQDEVSRSHTYKTSTVISRSKDKSVSDTSV